One Mercurialis annua linkage group LG3, ddMerAnnu1.2, whole genome shotgun sequence DNA window includes the following coding sequences:
- the LOC126671926 gene encoding putative pentatricopeptide repeat-containing protein At1g68930, with translation MSTSSNHYASLLKLCCETRHHNQAKKLHCHIIKTLPYPETFLINNLINTYSKLDNLTYARHLFDELPQPNSFSWNTILSAYSKSGHISKMQEIFNLMPIRDGVSWNSVISGYGSCGSVVEAVKAFNLMMRDGAFNLNRITFSTMLMLASSQGFVVLGRQVHGLIVKFGFRSYVFVGSPLVDMYAKTGLVSEAKKVFDEMPERNVVMHNTMITGFLRCGMAEDSKRLFYDMKERDSISWTTMITGLIQNGLEEEAIGLFRQMRLEGMGMDQYTFGSVLTACGGLKVLEQGKQVHAFIIRSDYKDNVFVGSALVDMYCKCRFIPYAEAVFKRMTYKNVVSWTAMLVGYGQNGFSEEAVKIFSNMERNGIEPDYFTFGSVISSCANLASLEEGAQFHCRALVSGLISYLTVSNALVTLYGKCGSLEGSIRLFNEMNFRDEVSWTALISGYAQFGKAKETIELFERMLAHGLKPDAVTFVGVLLACSRAGLVERGQQYFDSMLKDHRIIPAPDHYTCMIDLFSRAGKLEEAKIFINKMPFRPDAIDWATLLSSCRIYGNVEIGEWAGRSLLELEPQNPAGYILLSSIYAAKGKWNDVAQLKSGMREKGARKEPGCSWIKYKNKIHIFSADDSSSPFSDRIYAELDNLNHKMLKEGYKPDANSVLHDVEESEKIKMLNHHSEKLAIAFGLIFIPRGLPIRVFKNLRVCGDCHNATKYISKITQREILVRDSVRFHSFKDGACSCGDFW, from the coding sequence ATGTCCACTTCTTCTAACCACTACGCCTCCTTACTAAAGCTCTGCTGCGAAACCCGACACCATAACCAAGCCAAGAAGCTTCATTGCCATATAATCAAGACCCTGCCATACCCAGAAACTTTTCTTATTAACAATCTCATAAATACTTACAGCAAATTAGACAACTTAACTTATGCACGCCACCTGTTTGATGAATTACCACAACCAAATTCTTTTTCTTGGAACACCATTCTTTCTGCTTATTCGAAATCCGGGCATATCTCAAAAATGCAAGAGATTTTCAATCTCATGCCAATTCGAGATGGGGTCTCTTGGAATTCGGTTATTTCGGGGTATGGTAGTTGTGGTTCTGTTGTTGAAGCTGTTAAGGCTTTTAACTTGATGATGAGAGATGGGGCTTTTAATTTGAATAGGATTACGTTTTCGACGATGCTTATGTTAGCTTCGAGTCAGGGTTTTGTTGTTTTGGGAAGGCAGGTGCATGGTCTAATAGTGAAATTTGGTTTTAGAAGTTATGTTTTTGTTGGTAGTCCTTTGGTTGATATGTATGCGAAAACAGGTTTAGTCTCTGAGGCTAAGAAGGTTTTTGATGAGATGCCCGAGAGGAATGTGGTAATGCATAATACGATGATTACGGGCTTTCTGAGATGTGGGATGGCAGAGGATTCGAAGAGGCTGTTTTATGATATGAAGGAGAGAGATTCTATTTCTTGGACTACTATGATCACAGGCTTGATACAAAATGGATTGGAGGAAGAAGCTATTGGTTTGTTTAGACAGATGAGACTAGAGGGAATGGGTATGGATCAGTATACATTTGGCAGTGTGTTGACTGCTTGTGGGGGACTCAAGGTCTTAGAACAGGGAAAGCAAGTTCATGCCTTTATAATTAGGAGTGATTATAAGGATAATGTGTTTGTGGGTAGTGCACTCGTTGACATGTATTGTAAGTGTAGATTCATACCATATGCAGAAGCAGTTTTCAAGAGAATGACATATAAGAATGTTGTATCATGGACTGCAATGTTAGTGGGTTACGGTCAGAATGGCTTCAGTGAAGAAGCTGTTAAGATCTTTTCCAACATGGAGAGAAATGGGATCGAGCCAGATTATTTTACGTTTGGAAGTGTTATAAGCTCATGTGCAAACCTGGCTAGCTTAGAAGAAGGTGCTCAGTTTCATTGTCGAGCCCTTGTTTCCGGCTTGATTTCTTATCTAACAGTCTCCAATGCACTTGTTACATTGTATGGTAAATGTGGAAGCTTAGAAGGTTCCATTCGCTTGTTCAATGAGATGAACTTCAGGGATGAAGTCTCTTGGACAGCATTGATTTCAGGATATGCACAATTCGGGAAGGCCAAAGAGACAATTGAGTTGTTTGAAAGAATGCTGGCCCATGGTCTGAAGCCTGATGCTGTTACATTCGTAGGAGTCCTTCTAGCTTGCAGTAGAGCAGGTTTAGTGGAAAGAGGACAGCAATATTTTGACTCTATGTTAAAAGATCACAGAATCATTCCCGCTCCTGATCATTACACTTGCATGATTGACCTCTTCAGTCGAGCTGGAAAGTTAGAAGAAgccaaaatatttatcaataagATGCCTTTCCGTCCTGATGCAATTGATTGGGCAACTTTGCTAAGCTCATGCAGGATTTATGGTAATGTAGAAATTGGGGAATGGGCTGGTCGGTCTCTTCTAGAATTAGAGCCCCAGAACCCTGCAGGCTATATCTTGCTTTCTAGTATCTATGCTGCTAAAGGAAAATGGAATGATGTAGCGCAATTAAAGAGTGGAATGAGAGAAAAGGGAGCAAGAAAGGAACCAGGATGTAGTTGGATCAAATATAAGAACAAAATCCACATTTTTTCAGCAGATGATAGTTCAAGTCCATTTTCTGATAGGATTTATGCTGAGCTGGATAACTTGAACCACAAAATGCTGAAGGAAGGGTACAAGCCAGATGCTAATTCAGTTCTCCATGATGTTGAGGAGTCAGAAAAGATTAAGATGCTTAACCACCATAGTGAGAAACTTGCAATTGCTTTTGGATTGATATTTATTCCTCGTGGGCTTCCCATAAGAGTATTTAAGAATCTGAGGGTATGCGGGGATTGCCACAATGCCACTAAATATATTTCTAAGATAACTCAAAGAGAAATACTTGTAAGAGATTCTGTTCGGTTCCATTCATTCAAAGATGGAGCTTGTTCATGTGGAGATTTCTGGTGA
- the LOC126671928 gene encoding uncharacterized protein LOC126671928, which produces MASYSIEDFVGNGSLKKLLPKLIEDGWDDVPTLKIMNSGDMDALNLTPRQKDAMEIRSYLHDRALMQYGDKLEESGKSLPELLSLSGGELSSQFGMKRGHVARFTDRTAACSETLPKAYAVPARRMSSTTSRNDSTLKSSGTASSKYMHSTSRYPSNSSISYDKQLEQSLADFKINDGYVFKGIVAAGPAESRVCGCVQPPPIVDEVAPYSFIENISLQKLTPEHKAGMERLVKTRAPPMKASELWRDKPAVLLCIRRPGCIMCRAEAHQLYAKKPIFDALGIQLVAVLHEHIESEVQDFWPRYWGGAVLYDRDMDFFKALGGGQLLKEKFLSGFVFNPRAIANYKRAKASGVKSNFKGEGEIKGGLFIVGKGKSGIAYQFIERNFGDWAPPAEIIEICSKLQNPQHSQEQSINIL; this is translated from the exons ATGGCTTCTTATTCTATAGAAGATTTTGTAGGGAATGGAAGTCTGAAAAAGCTGCTTCCAAAATTAATAGAAGATGGCTGGGATGATGTTCCAACATTAAAGATCATGAATTCAGGTGATATGGATGCATTAAACTTGACACCAAGGCAAAAG GATGCAATGGAAATAAGGTCGTACCTGCATGACCGTGCGCTTATGCAATACGGAGATAAGTTAGAAGAATCTGGAAAATCTTTGCCCGAGCTTCTGAGCTTGAGCGGTGGAGAACTCTCATCCCAGTTTGGAATGAAAAGAGGTCATGTTGCACGGTTCACAGATAGAACTGCTGCATGTTCTGAAACTTTGCCTAAAGCATATGCAGTCCCTGCAAGGAGAATGAGCAGCACAACATCTAGAAATGATAGCACCTTGAAGAGTTCTGGTACTGCTAGCTCAAAATATATGCACAGCACATCAAGATATCCTAGTAATAGTAGCATAAGCTATGATAAACAGCTCGAGCAATCACTGGCAGACTTTAAAATTAACGATGGATATGTCTTTAAAGGAATTGTTGCAGCTGGGCCAGCTGAATCTCGAGTATGTGGTTGTGTACAACCTCCTCCAATAGTTGATGAAGTTGCCCCTTACTCTTTTATCGAGAACATATCACTTCAGAAACTAACTCCCGAGCATAAGGCTGGAATGGAGCGTTTAGTAAAAACCAGGGCACCCCCGATGAAGGCCTCAGAACTGTGGCGAGATAAACCTGCAGTGCTGCTCTGCATCAGACGTCCCGG GTGCATCATGTGCAGAGCTGAAGCTCACCAATTGTATGCCAAAAAACCCATCTTTGATGCACTAGGAATTCAACTTGTTGCAGTTCTCCATGAACATATAGAGTCAGAG GTACAGGACTTCTGGCCTCGATACTGGGGTGGTGCTGTACTCTATGACCGTGATATGGACTTCTTCAAAGCTCTTGGTGGTGGGCAACTGCTGAAAGAAAAGTTCTTATCAGGATTTGTTTTCAATCCCAGAGCTATTGCAAATTACAAACGTGCAAAAGCTTCCGGAGTAAAGAGCAACTTCAAAGGGGAAGGAGAAATTAAAGGTGGACTTTTTATAGTTGGCAAAGGAAAGAGTGGCATTGCTTACCAGTTCATTGAAAGGAACTTTGGTGATTGGGCTCCTCCAGCAGAAATAATTGAGATCTGTAGCAAGTTACAG AACCCGCAACATAGTCAAGAGCAGTCCATCAATATTCTCTAA